One region of Dysidea avara chromosome 1, odDysAvar1.4, whole genome shotgun sequence genomic DNA includes:
- the LOC136261047 gene encoding uncharacterized protein isoform X2: MAVDPRSRETRQRLEKCWALELDWSLFPELKEGCFQIGKALCIPPISVLGGLVSLTSFMISPAIVQVPGTEWSERVLVWESINMPTGSTKSGLYHYLLNLLQCTRKKCNCSARDPVWLLGDSTCEKMGDLMASNNNRLLGLYDELSTFLSQLNLYRGKNIQLSHELALFLQLYNGRSWARNTGDANFTMESTSLTVGGFSQPSIARSVIEQCGSAEIGLAQRFLWLFPQPVYSRFETLQPVKKEFTESLIEVLHKVWIPGKTGIPKDRVFTIKEKSEVFVAYFDEVQEQLEALACMDDLLSGMLSKSKGQVLRVAAVLHVLSYIKVQNDDSAVETQQSDEIASVISESAIKAAVNFVSLCCQQTAYMTGRGNIKEEVEMLKTSLQDSSLLDCSSSGAELNTPGYCLKLPGKQLNLSALLYAKKFRAYGYKSGAVDAFKELEAEGLGVLEEVKAKAKTVNYIFVKETIPEDSEGKIELSAKLQKYKVSLREYREAMEANELQPPRFKKKKRNADDDDNNECPSTPRRKSPRKVSC, from the exons ATGGCTGTCGATCCAAGAAGCAGAGAAACTAGACAACGGCTAGAAAAGTGTTGGGCCCTAGAACTGGACTGGAGTTTATTTCCAGAACTGAAAGAG GGCTGCTTTCAAATAGGTAAAGCTTTGTGTATACCTCCCATATCTGTGCTTGGAGGACTCGTTAGTTTAACGAGCTTCATGATCTCCCCTGCAATTGTACAAGTCCCAGGGACTGAGTGGTCTGAAAGAGTTCTTGTTTGGGAGTCCATTAATATGCCGACAGGCAGTACAAAGTCTGGTCTGTACCACTACCTTCTGAATCTGCTACAGTGTACCAGGAAAAAATGTAACTGCTCCGCTCGTGATCCGGTTTGGCTTTTAGGGGATTCAACATGTGAAAAGATGGGAGACTTGATGGCATCTAACAATAATCGGCTGCTTGGTCTATATGATGAGTTGTCAACTTTTCTCTCCCAACTTAACCTGTATCGAGGCAAGAACATACAACTCTCTCACGAACTTGCTCTATTCTTACAGCTCTATAATGGAAGGTCATGGGCTCGTAACACAG GTGATGCAAATTTCACAATGGAAAGTACCAGTCTCACAGTTGGAGGGTTTAGCCAACCCAGCATTGCAAGGTCTGTTATTGAGCAATGTGGCAGTGCTGAAATAGGGCTTGCACAACGATTTTTGTGGCTATTCCCTCAACCTGTATATTCTCGATTTGAAACACTGCAACCAGTGAAAAAGGAATTCACAGAGAGTCTCA TTGAGGTTCTACATAAAGTCTGGATACCTGGGAAAACTGGAATCCCTAAGGATAGGGTTTTCACCATCAAGGAAAAGTCAGAAGTATTTGTTGCATATTTTGATGAAGTGCAGGAGCAGTTGGAAGCCCTGGCATGTATGGATGATCTGCTATCAG GAATGCTCAGCAAATCTAAAGGACAGGTCTTAAGGGTTGCAGCAGTTTTACATGTGTTATCCTACATCAAAGTGCAAAATGATGATTCAGCTGTAGAGACCCAGCAAAGTGATGAAATAGCATCCGTAATATCCGAATCAGCAATAAAAGCTGCCGTGAATTTTGTGAGCTTGTGTTGCCAGCAAACAGCCTATATGACTGGACGTGGCAACATCAAGGAAGAAGTAGAAATGCTAAAGACAA GTCTACAAGACAGTAGCCTTCTGGATTGCAGCAGCTCGGGAGCAGAGTTGAATACACCCGGGTACTGCTTGAAATTGCCTGGAAAACAGCTGAACCTATCAGCCTTGCTTTATGCCAAGAAGTTTAGGGCTTATGGGTACAAGAGTGGAGCTGTGGATGCATTCAAGGAACTAGAAGCAGAGGGATTGGGTGTCCTTGAAGAAGTCAAGGCAAAAGCCAAAACAGTG AATTACATCTTTGTGAAGGAAACAATTCCTGAAGATAGCGAAGGAAAAATCGAGTTAAGTGcaaaattacaaaaatacaaaGTTTCATTGAGGGAATACAGAGAGGCCATGGAGGCGAATGAACTACA ACCACCAAGGttcaagaagaagaaaagaaatgctgatgatgatgataataatgAGTGTCCAAGCACACCAAGAAGAAAGAGCCCTAGGAAAGTATCATGTTAA
- the LOC136261047 gene encoding uncharacterized protein isoform X1 has product MAVDPRSRETRQRLEKCWALELDWSLFPELKEGCFQIGKALCIPPISVLGGLVSLTSFMISPAIVQVPGTEWSERVLVWESINMPTGSTKSGLYHYLLNLLQCTRKKCNCSARDPVWLLGDSTCEKMGDLMASNNNRLLGLYDELSTFLSQLNLYRGKNIQLSHELALFLQLYNGRSWARNTVTGDANFTMESTSLTVGGFSQPSIARSVIEQCGSAEIGLAQRFLWLFPQPVYSRFETLQPVKKEFTESLIEVLHKVWIPGKTGIPKDRVFTIKEKSEVFVAYFDEVQEQLEALACMDDLLSGMLSKSKGQVLRVAAVLHVLSYIKVQNDDSAVETQQSDEIASVISESAIKAAVNFVSLCCQQTAYMTGRGNIKEEVEMLKTSLQDSSLLDCSSSGAELNTPGYCLKLPGKQLNLSALLYAKKFRAYGYKSGAVDAFKELEAEGLGVLEEVKAKAKTVNYIFVKETIPEDSEGKIELSAKLQKYKVSLREYREAMEANELQPPRFKKKKRNADDDDNNECPSTPRRKSPRKVSC; this is encoded by the exons ATGGCTGTCGATCCAAGAAGCAGAGAAACTAGACAACGGCTAGAAAAGTGTTGGGCCCTAGAACTGGACTGGAGTTTATTTCCAGAACTGAAAGAG GGCTGCTTTCAAATAGGTAAAGCTTTGTGTATACCTCCCATATCTGTGCTTGGAGGACTCGTTAGTTTAACGAGCTTCATGATCTCCCCTGCAATTGTACAAGTCCCAGGGACTGAGTGGTCTGAAAGAGTTCTTGTTTGGGAGTCCATTAATATGCCGACAGGCAGTACAAAGTCTGGTCTGTACCACTACCTTCTGAATCTGCTACAGTGTACCAGGAAAAAATGTAACTGCTCCGCTCGTGATCCGGTTTGGCTTTTAGGGGATTCAACATGTGAAAAGATGGGAGACTTGATGGCATCTAACAATAATCGGCTGCTTGGTCTATATGATGAGTTGTCAACTTTTCTCTCCCAACTTAACCTGTATCGAGGCAAGAACATACAACTCTCTCACGAACTTGCTCTATTCTTACAGCTCTATAATGGAAGGTCATGGGCTCGTAACACAG TAACAGGTGATGCAAATTTCACAATGGAAAGTACCAGTCTCACAGTTGGAGGGTTTAGCCAACCCAGCATTGCAAGGTCTGTTATTGAGCAATGTGGCAGTGCTGAAATAGGGCTTGCACAACGATTTTTGTGGCTATTCCCTCAACCTGTATATTCTCGATTTGAAACACTGCAACCAGTGAAAAAGGAATTCACAGAGAGTCTCA TTGAGGTTCTACATAAAGTCTGGATACCTGGGAAAACTGGAATCCCTAAGGATAGGGTTTTCACCATCAAGGAAAAGTCAGAAGTATTTGTTGCATATTTTGATGAAGTGCAGGAGCAGTTGGAAGCCCTGGCATGTATGGATGATCTGCTATCAG GAATGCTCAGCAAATCTAAAGGACAGGTCTTAAGGGTTGCAGCAGTTTTACATGTGTTATCCTACATCAAAGTGCAAAATGATGATTCAGCTGTAGAGACCCAGCAAAGTGATGAAATAGCATCCGTAATATCCGAATCAGCAATAAAAGCTGCCGTGAATTTTGTGAGCTTGTGTTGCCAGCAAACAGCCTATATGACTGGACGTGGCAACATCAAGGAAGAAGTAGAAATGCTAAAGACAA GTCTACAAGACAGTAGCCTTCTGGATTGCAGCAGCTCGGGAGCAGAGTTGAATACACCCGGGTACTGCTTGAAATTGCCTGGAAAACAGCTGAACCTATCAGCCTTGCTTTATGCCAAGAAGTTTAGGGCTTATGGGTACAAGAGTGGAGCTGTGGATGCATTCAAGGAACTAGAAGCAGAGGGATTGGGTGTCCTTGAAGAAGTCAAGGCAAAAGCCAAAACAGTG AATTACATCTTTGTGAAGGAAACAATTCCTGAAGATAGCGAAGGAAAAATCGAGTTAAGTGcaaaattacaaaaatacaaaGTTTCATTGAGGGAATACAGAGAGGCCATGGAGGCGAATGAACTACA ACCACCAAGGttcaagaagaagaaaagaaatgctgatgatgatgataataatgAGTGTCCAAGCACACCAAGAAGAAAGAGCCCTAGGAAAGTATCATGTTAA